In Acaryochloris marina S15, a single genomic region encodes these proteins:
- a CDS encoding LysR family transcriptional regulator yields the protein MQPTLHQLKVFETAARHGSFTRAAEELYLTQPTVSIQIKQLSKTVGFPLFEKLGKQLYLTEVGNRLFSTCQSIFEELDQFEMIVSDLQGMTQGKLHLATVTTCKYFVPRLLGNFCDQYPGIDISLKITNHLQLEKRMMENRDDLYILSHPPQHMDLKVQPVIKNPLVVVAPPNHPLVGQKNIDISALNDERFIMRESGSGTRHAVQALFNKHKVNVEIKLELGSNEAIKQAIAGGLGISVLSRHSLNGREYTDLAILDVEHFPIEQQWSVAYLSGKHLSVVAETFLHYLVSVTDHAEMPWIHFK from the coding sequence ATGCAGCCAACTCTACATCAACTGAAAGTGTTTGAAACTGCTGCCCGCCATGGCAGCTTTACTCGCGCCGCTGAAGAACTTTACCTGACACAACCGACCGTATCAATTCAGATCAAGCAGCTGTCCAAGACGGTTGGTTTCCCTTTATTCGAGAAGTTGGGAAAACAGCTTTACTTAACAGAAGTTGGCAATCGGTTATTTAGCACCTGTCAATCCATTTTTGAAGAACTTGATCAATTCGAGATGATTGTCAGTGATTTGCAGGGGATGACCCAAGGCAAGTTACATCTTGCTACAGTCACTACCTGTAAGTATTTTGTCCCTCGTTTACTGGGTAATTTTTGTGACCAATATCCTGGCATTGATATTTCTCTGAAAATCACTAACCATCTCCAGCTGGAAAAGCGGATGATGGAAAACCGAGATGACCTCTACATCCTCAGTCATCCTCCCCAACATATGGATCTCAAAGTTCAGCCTGTCATTAAGAATCCACTTGTAGTGGTAGCTCCACCCAACCATCCCCTCGTGGGTCAGAAGAATATCGATATTTCTGCTCTCAATGATGAACGCTTTATTATGCGGGAGTCAGGCTCGGGAACTCGCCATGCTGTTCAGGCTCTATTCAACAAACATAAAGTCAATGTTGAAATCAAACTAGAACTGGGCAGTAATGAAGCGATCAAACAAGCGATTGCAGGAGGATTGGGAATCTCAGTGCTATCGCGCCACTCCCTTAATGGTCGAGAATATACTGACCTAGCCATTCTGGATGTCGAACATTTTCCCATTGAGCAGCAATGGTCGGTTGCCTATTTATCGGGTAAACATCTCTCTGTTGTGGCCGAAACCTTCCTACACTATTTAGTCTCGGTCACTGATCATGCTGAAATGCCTTGGATACACTTCAAATAA
- a CDS encoding ParA family protein, translated as MPSKSSKTKVVAVLNGKGGVGKTTTAVNLTAVFAEAHQVLLIDADPQGSATWWTQRDTNSLKFQVQSGASAKELKNLRRSSKQELVVVDTPPGLESEILKMVIPVVDYLVLPTPPAPMEIAVLIETVRTLVKPSGVAHRVLLTRVDPRSLREALDAQNTLMELGIPAFHAFVRSYKAHERAALEGQPITQWKGKYSKEAKADYCRVVDEIKRDWDS; from the coding sequence TTGCCTTCTAAATCTTCAAAAACCAAGGTTGTCGCCGTCCTCAATGGCAAAGGTGGTGTTGGTAAAACCACCACGGCTGTTAATCTCACAGCAGTATTTGCAGAAGCTCATCAAGTTCTCCTAATTGACGCCGATCCGCAAGGGTCCGCAACTTGGTGGACCCAGCGTGATACAAATTCCCTTAAATTCCAAGTCCAATCTGGGGCTAGCGCGAAAGAATTGAAAAATTTGCGCCGTTCCAGTAAGCAAGAGCTGGTCGTCGTAGATACGCCACCAGGTCTAGAGTCAGAGATTTTGAAAATGGTCATTCCTGTGGTTGACTATTTAGTGCTCCCTACGCCTCCTGCCCCAATGGAAATTGCCGTTCTAATTGAAACGGTGCGGACATTAGTCAAACCATCGGGAGTGGCTCATCGGGTATTACTAACTCGGGTCGATCCTCGAAGCTTGCGAGAAGCATTGGATGCTCAAAACACTTTGATGGAGTTAGGCATTCCGGCTTTTCATGCCTTTGTACGTAGTTATAAGGCGCATGAACGGGCAGCTTTGGAAGGACAGCCGATTACACAATGGAAAGGGAAATATAGTAAAGAGGCAAAAGCAGATTATTGCCGCGTTGTTGATGAAATTAAGCGGGATTGGGACAGTTAA
- a CDS encoding TAXI family TRAP transporter solute-binding subunit, producing MAIQLFRQHRQSYVLTLATASRSGEYYKFGQALATVVARHHPQIRINVIHTEGSAQNLEFIESGAAQLALIQGDSSIQSSAQAMTLLFPETAHVLVNRQASIETMADLQGKAVALPPKGSGAYQLFMPIAQHYGLNLHSAG from the coding sequence ATGGCAATACAACTATTCCGGCAGCATCGTCAAAGCTATGTCCTAACCTTAGCGACAGCAAGTCGATCCGGTGAATACTATAAATTTGGTCAAGCACTAGCAACGGTTGTCGCTCGCCATCATCCTCAGATCCGGATTAACGTCATTCATACAGAAGGCTCAGCGCAAAATCTGGAATTCATCGAATCAGGGGCAGCCCAGTTAGCCCTAATCCAGGGAGATTCATCGATCCAATCATCGGCGCAGGCTATGACGTTACTTTTCCCTGAGACAGCTCATGTCCTAGTCAATAGACAGGCTAGCATCGAAACGATGGCAGATTTGCAAGGGAAAGCAGTTGCTTTGCCTCCCAAAGGGAGTGGTGCTTATCAATTATTTATGCCGATTGCCCAGCATTATGGCTTAAACCTACATTCAGCAGGCTAG
- a CDS encoding M23 family metallopeptidase, with protein MHNSPYAWMAVGIGISLVLLAIFHPHSPFKAHLTGTMGGADIAEDDPPISQPPNQIKPTANLRLLTLALHEQPTVDSPLEGFCHPLWGQGWLSQGIRGVTHNGRMEYAYDYAAGIGTPVYAMRSGRVISIQDKYPDRGGGKEQIHRFNHVWLEHDGGYRSAYVHLQQGFRQRVSLKVGDQVTVGQIIGYSGNSGWSSGPHLHVEVHRAEEPFQFTQTVPFAIASSCSLGRQATELAAKSSIVVDSP; from the coding sequence ATGCACAATTCTCCCTATGCATGGATGGCGGTAGGAATTGGTATATCGCTAGTGTTATTGGCCATTTTCCATCCCCATAGCCCTTTTAAGGCTCATTTAACAGGAACAATGGGGGGGGCAGATATTGCTGAGGATGATCCCCCGATTTCTCAGCCACCCAACCAAATTAAGCCAACAGCAAATCTGAGGTTATTGACCTTAGCTCTCCATGAGCAACCTACGGTTGATTCGCCTTTAGAAGGTTTTTGCCATCCACTCTGGGGACAAGGATGGTTAAGCCAAGGGATCCGAGGGGTGACCCATAATGGTCGGATGGAATATGCCTATGATTATGCGGCTGGAATTGGTACGCCTGTCTATGCGATGCGGTCAGGGCGAGTCATCAGTATTCAAGATAAATATCCCGATCGTGGGGGCGGCAAAGAACAAATTCACCGATTTAACCACGTCTGGTTGGAGCATGATGGCGGTTACCGTTCAGCCTATGTTCACCTGCAGCAAGGATTTCGCCAACGGGTAAGTCTCAAAGTTGGGGATCAAGTGACGGTAGGACAAATCATTGGCTATAGCGGTAACTCTGGATGGAGTAGTGGTCCACATCTCCATGTAGAAGTCCATCGTGCTGAAGAACCCTTTCAGTTTACCCAAACTGTCCCCTTTGCTATTGCTAGCTCCTGTAGTCTGGGGCGTCAGGCTACAGAGCTTGCGGCTAAATCGTCGATAGTTGTGGACTCGCCGTAA
- a CDS encoding zinc metalloprotease HtpX: MASQQEDLKAGIAAHQKGQQSQAIRILERVWQAATPGSSVHVQAQMYLIMAHQSCGQLEQALMLCQPLAASPIAQVQEWANQVLPQLQQDQENQIPTATASAAETVSAPSPAFSQPSSAPSPVSSPAPSQKSRAVGGMKLAMAGIGGNLSLASGVTISLLFGMVLVLVLGIFLITASDNPGLGLGAAVVITIVVNVAIFFFSPWLMDWTQRWLYGTHWITLGELEHLSPETSQILQRICAEKNLKMPRLGIIEDQNPTAFTYGSLPNSVRLVVSRGLFTYLDEDEVATVYAHELGHIVHWDFAVMTLASTLVQITYLIYTFASRAGRRGGSSKGKDALQAAAISAYVFYIIGTYLVLYLSRTREYFADHFAAEVTGNPNALSRALVKIAYGIVEEGQRSKEPSRLLEGTRALGIYDAKAATSSGTAYRVAADTSKIGRVFLWDLFNPWAFWMELQSTHPLTGKRVRALSTYAEQLGLDIEFDMGRVVGEGRQLNKQRLYSHFFLDLLLYGAEFIGLGVGLILGLASGTNPIALMMIGLGIGIIAKTFIMYPNFGQAPERDILTLMSDPYASPLRGQPVQLAGQLIGRGNAGYKFGSDLKLQDKSGMLFLRYSSRFGPIGNFLFGMSQVQDLIGTQVGTTGWFRRSIAPWMDLVQIRTDGGRVINSYHRFWSFGFGGFFIVLGLIFNFVLPSLVG; this comes from the coding sequence ATGGCCTCACAACAGGAAGACCTAAAAGCTGGGATTGCTGCCCACCAAAAAGGACAACAGTCCCAGGCCATCCGCATTTTAGAACGCGTGTGGCAAGCTGCCACGCCAGGAAGTTCTGTTCATGTGCAGGCCCAAATGTATTTGATCATGGCTCACCAAAGCTGTGGCCAACTCGAACAAGCTTTGATGCTCTGCCAACCCCTGGCTGCCAGCCCCATTGCCCAAGTTCAGGAATGGGCGAATCAGGTCTTGCCCCAGCTACAGCAAGACCAGGAAAATCAAATTCCAACTGCTACGGCATCTGCTGCGGAAACTGTTTCTGCTCCCAGTCCAGCGTTCAGTCAACCTAGTTCAGCCCCCAGTCCAGTCTCCAGCCCAGCCCCCAGTCAAAAATCCCGCGCAGTCGGAGGGATGAAATTAGCTATGGCGGGTATAGGGGGAAATCTCAGTTTGGCCTCTGGTGTCACCATTAGCCTGCTGTTTGGCATGGTGCTTGTCCTTGTCTTGGGTATCTTTTTAATCACAGCAAGTGATAATCCAGGCTTGGGACTAGGAGCGGCTGTTGTTATAACGATCGTTGTCAATGTAGCAATATTCTTCTTTTCACCCTGGCTCATGGATTGGACCCAAAGGTGGCTCTATGGCACCCACTGGATCACCTTGGGAGAGCTAGAGCATCTCAGCCCCGAAACCAGCCAAATCTTGCAAAGGATATGTGCCGAGAAGAATCTGAAAATGCCTCGGCTAGGCATTATTGAAGATCAAAATCCAACAGCCTTTACCTATGGATCGCTTCCCAATAGTGTACGGCTCGTTGTTAGCCGCGGATTATTCACCTACCTAGATGAAGACGAAGTCGCAACGGTCTATGCCCATGAGCTAGGCCACATTGTTCACTGGGATTTTGCGGTCATGACCTTGGCCTCTACGTTGGTGCAGATCACTTATTTGATTTACACCTTTGCGAGCCGAGCAGGCCGTCGAGGAGGCAGCAGCAAGGGCAAAGATGCTTTGCAAGCAGCTGCGATCTCAGCTTATGTTTTCTATATTATCGGCACCTATCTTGTCCTATATCTATCCCGAACGCGGGAATATTTTGCCGATCACTTTGCGGCTGAAGTCACAGGCAACCCCAATGCCTTATCTCGGGCATTAGTGAAAATTGCCTATGGCATTGTCGAAGAAGGTCAGCGGTCCAAAGAACCTAGCCGCTTGCTAGAAGGAACCCGAGCTTTGGGGATTTACGATGCTAAAGCGGCGACCTCCTCCGGCACGGCCTATCGTGTGGCTGCAGATACTAGCAAAATTGGCCGTGTCTTTTTGTGGGATCTATTCAACCCCTGGGCGTTTTGGATGGAACTGCAATCTACCCACCCCCTCACGGGCAAGCGTGTTCGGGCCTTAAGTACCTATGCCGAGCAGCTGGGTTTGGATATTGAGTTTGATATGGGCCGAGTAGTGGGAGAAGGCCGTCAATTAAATAAACAACGCCTCTATAGCCACTTCTTTTTGGATTTATTGCTCTATGGGGCTGAATTTATTGGCCTAGGCGTGGGATTGATTTTGGGACTTGCCTCCGGAACGAATCCCATTGCGTTGATGATGATTGGTTTGGGGATTGGCATTATCGCTAAAACGTTCATCATGTATCCCAACTTTGGTCAGGCTCCTGAACGCGATATCTTAACCCTGATGTCAGATCCCTATGCCAGTCCTCTGCGTGGACAACCCGTGCAGCTCGCAGGTCAACTGATTGGACGTGGAAATGCAGGCTATAAGTTTGGTTCAGATTTGAAGCTGCAAGACAAAAGCGGCATGTTATTCCTTCGCTATTCCTCTCGCTTTGGCCCAATTGGCAACTTCCTATTTGGTATGTCTCAAGTCCAAGATTTGATTGGCACTCAGGTAGGCACAACCGGGTGGTTCCGTCGCAGTATTGCCCCCTGGATGGATCTGGTCCAAATCAGAACGGATGGCGGGCGCGTGATCAATAGCTATCATCGGTTTTGGTCTTTTGGATTTGGCGGATTCTTCATTGTTCTAGGTCTTATCTTCAACTTCGTACTGCCCAGCTTGGTTGGATAG
- a CDS encoding dipeptidase: MSKRKRDSRWCKRRWSILGLIGLAIIAVSLVFAQLPILIDQRFNPVLQRPPYPVGDSVSQIHQGLWIADFHADSLLWHRDLSQKHRYGHVDLPRLQDANVALQVFTVVTKVPTNLKLENNDHRSDDIWKLALVQRWPLSTWNSLLQRALYQAEKLHNLAESQQQFRLLNNQADLKSFLQDRKQQPQLTAGLLGLEGAHALQGRLENIDRLYDAGFRMLGLAHFFDTKVGGSAHGLQKGGLTRLGRQVVVKAQDQHLLLDLAHSSAQVIDEVVALSNQPVVVSHTGVKGTCDNLRNLSDQQIQAIAKTGGVIGIGYWPTAICGNDASSIAHAIRYVADLVGVDYVGLGSDFDGAVRSPFDVTGLPLITEALQEEGFTTGEISKIMGLNLLRVLDLVLPE; encoded by the coding sequence ATGTCTAAACGCAAACGAGATTCTAGGTGGTGCAAACGTCGATGGAGCATATTGGGATTGATTGGACTTGCAATCATCGCAGTGTCCCTCGTCTTTGCTCAATTACCCATCCTCATCGATCAGCGATTTAACCCTGTGTTACAACGGCCACCCTACCCTGTGGGAGACTCAGTGAGCCAGATTCATCAGGGATTGTGGATTGCTGATTTTCATGCAGATTCTTTGTTATGGCATCGGGATTTAAGTCAGAAACATCGGTATGGGCATGTTGATTTACCACGATTGCAGGATGCCAATGTGGCTTTGCAAGTCTTTACCGTTGTCACCAAAGTGCCGACTAATCTCAAGCTGGAGAATAACGATCATCGATCTGATGACATCTGGAAGCTAGCCCTTGTTCAACGTTGGCCGTTATCGACTTGGAACAGCCTATTACAAAGAGCGTTGTATCAAGCGGAAAAGCTCCATAACCTGGCTGAATCTCAACAACAGTTTCGACTTTTAAACAATCAAGCTGACCTAAAGTCTTTTCTTCAAGATCGAAAACAGCAGCCCCAATTAACCGCAGGTCTTTTAGGACTAGAGGGAGCTCATGCCTTACAAGGTCGATTAGAAAATATAGATCGCCTTTACGACGCTGGATTTAGGATGTTAGGACTGGCTCATTTTTTTGATACTAAAGTGGGTGGCTCTGCCCATGGCCTGCAAAAAGGGGGTCTAACCCGTTTAGGACGCCAGGTCGTTGTAAAAGCCCAAGATCAACATCTGCTGTTAGATTTAGCTCATTCTTCTGCACAAGTCATTGATGAAGTTGTTGCCCTGAGTAACCAGCCCGTGGTGGTTTCTCATACAGGAGTGAAAGGAACCTGCGATAACTTGCGCAACCTCTCTGATCAACAAATTCAGGCAATTGCAAAGACGGGCGGTGTGATTGGGATTGGATATTGGCCAACGGCAATTTGTGGGAATGATGCATCGTCTATTGCCCATGCCATCCGTTATGTTGCTGATCTGGTAGGCGTGGACTATGTCGGTTTGGGGTCTGACTTTGATGGGGCAGTGCGCTCACCCTTTGATGTTACAGGTTTGCCTTTAATCACTGAAGCATTGCAGGAAGAGGGATTTACCACTGGGGAGATTAGTAAAATCATGGGACTCAACCTATTGCGAGTCCTTGATTTAGTTCTACCTGAGTGA
- the dxr gene encoding 1-deoxy-D-xylulose-5-phosphate reductoisomerase, with amino-acid sequence MKAITLLGSTGSIGTQTLDIVAQYPDQFRIVGMAAGRNIELLAQQIRQFRPEIVAISDPNQLSDLKDAIADVDPQPQLLAGEAGVVEVAAYGDSESVVTGIVGCAGLLPTIAAIKAGKDIALANKETLIAGGPVVLPLVEKHGVKLLPADSEHSAIFQCLQGVPEGGLRRIILTASGGAFRDWPVEKLPEVTVADALKHPNWSMGKKITVDSATLMNKGLEVIEAHYLFGVDYDHIDIVIHPQSIIHSLIELQDTSVVAQLGWPDMRLPLLYSLSWPERIATDWEPLDLVKSGDLTFREPNHQKYPCMQLAYDVGRMGGAMPAVMNAANEQAVALFLEEKISFLDIPKVIETACDRYRSQNTLQPSLEDILAADQWARQEILTISQSQPPVVTASPQLSTI; translated from the coding sequence GTGAAAGCAATTACTCTTCTCGGCTCAACAGGATCCATCGGAACTCAGACCCTAGATATTGTCGCTCAGTATCCCGATCAGTTTCGAATTGTGGGGATGGCTGCAGGCCGAAATATCGAGCTTCTGGCGCAGCAAATACGGCAGTTCCGGCCCGAAATTGTTGCCATATCAGATCCAAATCAACTCTCTGATCTCAAAGATGCGATCGCAGATGTCGATCCCCAACCCCAACTCTTAGCTGGAGAAGCGGGTGTGGTGGAAGTCGCTGCTTATGGAGACTCAGAATCCGTCGTTACTGGGATTGTCGGCTGTGCGGGGCTATTACCCACGATTGCTGCCATCAAAGCGGGGAAAGATATTGCCCTCGCCAATAAAGAAACTCTTATTGCGGGCGGTCCCGTTGTCTTACCTCTAGTCGAGAAACATGGGGTCAAGCTTTTACCCGCTGACTCAGAACATTCCGCCATTTTTCAATGCTTGCAAGGAGTTCCTGAAGGTGGCCTCCGTCGGATTATTCTCACGGCCTCTGGGGGCGCATTCCGAGACTGGCCCGTTGAAAAGTTACCGGAAGTCACTGTGGCCGATGCCCTGAAGCATCCCAACTGGTCCATGGGCAAAAAGATCACTGTTGACTCTGCCACTTTGATGAACAAAGGGCTAGAAGTGATTGAAGCCCATTATTTATTTGGTGTGGACTATGACCACATCGATATTGTCATCCATCCCCAAAGTATTATTCACTCTCTGATTGAACTGCAAGATACTTCCGTTGTGGCCCAACTAGGTTGGCCAGACATGCGACTCCCCTTGCTTTACTCGCTGTCCTGGCCGGAGCGCATCGCCACGGATTGGGAACCGCTAGATCTGGTGAAGTCTGGGGATCTGACTTTCCGCGAGCCCAACCACCAGAAATATCCCTGCATGCAGTTGGCCTATGATGTGGGTCGCATGGGCGGCGCAATGCCAGCCGTGATGAATGCCGCCAATGAACAAGCAGTGGCACTGTTCTTAGAAGAGAAAATCAGCTTTTTGGATATTCCGAAGGTGATTGAAACGGCTTGCGATCGCTATCGGTCTCAAAACACATTACAACCCAGCCTAGAAGATATTTTGGCCGCAGATCAGTGGGCTAGACAAGAGATTCTCACGATTAGCCAAAGCCAACCCCCGGTCGTTACGGCGAGTCCACAACTATCGACGATTTAG
- a CDS encoding Ppx/GppA phosphatase family protein: protein MQTIAAIDVGTNSIHMVVVKVNPEIPAFNIIDTEKSTVRLGEGSKDTGKLHPDAIARAIAALRRCQEVAAACKVEQIQAVATSAVREALNGRTFIRAVESELGLKINVISGPEEARRIYLGVLSGIEFNNKPHVMIDIGGGSTELILGNGQDPRSLSSTKVGAVRLTEEYITTDPVSTSEFERLQAYVRGMLEWPVEELRSHLSPDEVPTLIGTSGTIESILKLHACEVMGACPTSLHGHVLTLDDLNDLIHKLRKLNYDERCKMPGMTERRAEIILAGAVILAETMTLLHLDSITTCERALREGIVVDWMMKQGLIEDRLRYQGSVRERSVMNLAHQYHVELSTAERIADFAVALFDQTQGSLHHWGIDERHSLWAAAILHNCGHYISHSAHHKHSYYLIRHGGLLGYTDAEVEIIANLARYHRKGAPKKKHENYQNLVNKAQRQIVDQLSAILKLAVALDRRQIGAIESLHCEIDSDTITLHLQASQTDDDCALELWSLEMKKACFESEFDMTLVAQLAESAPSPDLQLA from the coding sequence ATGCAAACCATTGCCGCTATTGATGTGGGAACCAATTCGATCCACATGGTTGTGGTGAAAGTTAACCCTGAAATTCCAGCATTCAATATTATTGATACTGAGAAAAGTACCGTTCGCCTAGGGGAAGGCAGCAAAGATACTGGGAAGCTGCATCCGGATGCGATCGCAAGAGCAATTGCCGCCTTGCGCAGATGTCAAGAAGTTGCCGCAGCCTGCAAAGTCGAACAGATCCAAGCGGTTGCCACCAGTGCTGTCCGGGAAGCCCTCAATGGTCGGACCTTTATTCGTGCCGTTGAGTCCGAACTCGGGCTTAAAATCAATGTCATATCCGGTCCAGAAGAAGCCCGGCGAATTTACCTCGGGGTCTTGTCCGGTATTGAATTTAATAACAAGCCCCACGTCATGATTGATATTGGGGGTGGATCAACCGAGCTCATTTTAGGGAATGGTCAAGATCCGCGCTCCCTCAGCAGTACCAAGGTAGGAGCGGTACGGCTGACTGAGGAATATATCACCACCGATCCGGTCAGTACTAGCGAATTTGAGCGGTTACAGGCCTATGTTCGAGGAATGTTGGAATGGCCGGTTGAAGAGTTGCGTTCCCATCTCTCTCCCGATGAAGTGCCAACCCTTATTGGCACCTCCGGAACAATTGAAAGCATTCTCAAACTGCATGCCTGCGAGGTTATGGGAGCTTGTCCCACCTCTCTTCATGGCCACGTCCTCACCCTTGATGACCTGAACGACCTCATCCACAAGCTGCGAAAGCTCAATTACGACGAACGCTGCAAAATGCCTGGGATGACGGAGCGGCGAGCAGAAATTATTTTAGCCGGAGCTGTAATTTTGGCTGAAACAATGACCCTGCTGCACTTAGATTCCATTACCACCTGTGAACGCGCTCTACGAGAAGGCATCGTGGTGGACTGGATGATGAAGCAAGGATTGATTGAAGATCGACTCCGCTACCAGGGTTCCGTGCGAGAACGCAGCGTCATGAACTTGGCCCATCAGTACCATGTGGAGTTATCAACTGCTGAGCGAATCGCTGATTTTGCCGTCGCTTTATTTGATCAAACCCAAGGCTCTCTCCATCATTGGGGAATAGACGAGCGTCATTCCCTGTGGGCAGCCGCTATTTTGCATAACTGCGGGCATTACATCAGCCATTCCGCCCATCATAAACATTCCTACTACTTAATCCGTCATGGCGGCTTGTTGGGCTATACCGATGCCGAAGTCGAGATTATTGCCAACTTAGCCCGGTATCACCGCAAAGGAGCTCCCAAAAAGAAGCATGAGAACTATCAGAACTTGGTGAATAAAGCCCAACGTCAGATCGTCGACCAGCTCAGTGCCATTCTTAAGTTAGCGGTCGCCTTGGATCGGCGGCAGATAGGTGCGATTGAATCCCTACATTGTGAAATTGATTCAGATACCATTACCCTCCATCTCCAAGCGAGTCAAACCGACGATGACTGTGCTTTAGAGCTATGGAGTTTAGAGATGAAAAAAGCTTGCTTTGAATCCGAATTTGATATGACTCTGGTCGCTCAACTGGCTGAATCTGCTCCCAGCCCTGATTTACAGCTAGCCTGA
- a CDS encoding diguanylate cyclase domain-containing protein, translated as MQAAHLNILMIDDDEQDVEIVRELLNVSHDFPTDLLHCSNLVAGFELLESEIAIDLVLLDLCIAGTVGLDLFHQVNQAFPLTPVIILSGNSDETVALTAMQEGAQDYLVKGRFTSSHLRRSIQYAVERQSLLLELDAKNRTLQSLSEQLEIANLQLEQLVTIDGLTQVNNRRCFDETFLSEWNRLCRENHPLSLIMCDVDHFKAFNDTYGHQAGDDCLRKVAQAIAKVAKRPADCVARYGGEEFAIILPNTDLDGATQVAEAIRSIIHNLEIPHQLSLTGNNVTASLGVASQVPDENVAPSILIEAADRALYVAKQQGRNRVQTHQKDCASLESRRTLELVGRLQQALHQQKNKRRGKLRLRPGALFTSQ; from the coding sequence ATGCAAGCTGCTCATCTCAATATCCTCATGATCGATGATGACGAGCAGGACGTGGAAATTGTTCGGGAATTGCTGAATGTCAGTCATGATTTCCCTACAGATCTTTTACACTGTTCCAACCTAGTGGCTGGGTTTGAGTTATTAGAGTCTGAGATTGCGATTGATCTCGTTCTCCTAGATTTGTGTATTGCAGGAACGGTAGGACTTGATCTTTTCCACCAAGTCAATCAAGCATTTCCTTTAACTCCCGTGATTATATTGAGTGGCAATTCAGATGAGACGGTCGCTCTGACAGCGATGCAAGAAGGTGCTCAAGACTATTTAGTTAAAGGACGGTTTACAAGTAGCCATTTACGTCGCTCTATTCAGTATGCGGTTGAACGCCAAAGCTTATTACTAGAACTGGATGCCAAAAATCGAACGTTGCAATCTCTGTCTGAACAGCTTGAAATTGCCAACCTGCAGCTGGAACAACTGGTAACGATAGATGGTTTAACTCAGGTCAATAATCGCCGTTGCTTCGATGAAACCTTTTTATCGGAATGGAACAGATTATGTCGAGAGAATCATCCCTTGTCTTTGATTATGTGCGATGTAGATCACTTCAAAGCGTTTAACGATACCTATGGTCATCAAGCTGGAGATGACTGCCTGCGCAAAGTTGCTCAAGCGATTGCTAAAGTGGCTAAACGACCTGCCGACTGTGTTGCTCGCTATGGTGGTGAAGAGTTTGCCATTATCTTACCGAATACTGATTTAGATGGGGCAACCCAAGTCGCAGAAGCTATCCGAAGTATTATTCATAATCTTGAGATTCCTCACCAACTCTCTTTAACAGGAAATAATGTTACCGCGAGCTTAGGGGTTGCCAGTCAGGTGCCTGATGAGAATGTGGCCCCTTCTATCCTGATTGAAGCGGCCGATCGTGCTTTGTATGTGGCTAAGCAACAGGGACGCAACCGCGTCCAGACTCATCAAAAAGATTGTGCCTCTTTGGAGTCGCGACGAACCTTAGAATTAGTAGGACGCTTACAGCAAGCACTCCATCAGCAAAAAAACAAACGACGAGGCAAGCTACGATTAAGACCTGGAGCGCTGTTTACGTCCCAATAG